The following coding sequences are from one Limnobacter sp. SAORIC-580 window:
- a CDS encoding TonB-dependent receptor family protein, whose product MKAYTGARTVLEKEDLEERGALNLEDALRRVPGVQVLDETGTGILPNIGVRGLNPLRSERLQILVDGYPIAIGPYTNVGLSLFPVTLPSLEAVDLVRGGAAVHYGPNNVGGVLNLVTKPIPTKTSQTFRERLQISEETGNMLTDTYYRIGGFVREDLGLQFQANIVDGKGQRDRSDTEVRNFIVDGEYYLNPDNDFKAQLQYYEVKAELPGALSPAAYDQNPNQSQKPFDAYDADMWRGTFTWNHSFSDDFKLTWRNFAHQANRTFFFSQSATFSDDPAQTPAFVLDSPRVFSVHGTEPRFTKQIANHTVIAGARFVEEDVRFDVSRTTLATGAVNPFRRWDFTTKAMAYYVSDTIALMDDRLKVTPGIRYEDVETRYRDLNTGTEFQNNPDEWLPGLTVGYQATKDVFVFTNAQRSLVPVQTAQVTRGGDVGNETAENYEIGSRWQINPQANIAATLFRVDYKDQIVFDTGAFRNLGETRQEGVELEGRWNLNSQTELGMSYTYLDTEQLSGADQGKELRNAPTHHLGLDAVYKFGNWTANANALYVSESFSDSANTQVETANGSAGELPAYTLVNMRVGRDFPIGQGKNMNLGFGINNLFDEQYFFRGVDVSTTGRVPAPGRMLLVEMQLDF is encoded by the coding sequence GTGAAAGCCTACACAGGTGCGCGCACGGTGCTTGAGAAAGAAGATCTTGAGGAACGTGGTGCTTTGAACCTGGAAGATGCCTTGCGCCGTGTGCCGGGTGTTCAAGTACTGGACGAAACCGGCACCGGAATTTTGCCCAACATTGGTGTGCGTGGTTTGAACCCTTTGCGCAGCGAACGTTTGCAAATTTTGGTGGATGGTTACCCGATTGCCATTGGCCCTTACACCAACGTGGGCCTGTCGCTATTTCCCGTTACATTGCCCAGCCTTGAAGCTGTAGATTTGGTGCGGGGTGGTGCTGCCGTGCATTACGGGCCGAACAACGTGGGCGGTGTGCTGAATTTGGTGACCAAGCCCATTCCCACGAAAACCAGCCAGACCTTCCGCGAGCGCCTTCAAATTTCCGAAGAAACTGGCAACATGCTGACCGACACTTACTACCGAATTGGTGGTTTTGTGCGTGAAGACCTTGGCTTGCAATTTCAGGCCAACATTGTGGATGGCAAGGGCCAGCGTGATCGTTCAGACACCGAAGTGCGTAACTTCATTGTGGATGGCGAGTACTACCTGAACCCCGACAACGATTTCAAAGCGCAGTTGCAGTATTACGAAGTGAAGGCTGAATTGCCTGGTGCCTTAAGCCCAGCTGCCTATGATCAAAACCCAAACCAGTCGCAAAAGCCTTTTGATGCGTACGACGCAGACATGTGGCGCGGCACTTTTACCTGGAATCATTCGTTTTCCGACGATTTCAAGCTGACATGGCGCAATTTTGCGCACCAAGCAAATCGCACGTTCTTCTTCAGCCAGTCAGCCACTTTCTCGGATGACCCAGCACAAACGCCAGCGTTTGTTCTCGATTCCCCACGCGTGTTCAGTGTGCATGGCACGGAACCAAGGTTCACCAAGCAGATAGCCAACCACACAGTGATTGCAGGTGCGCGTTTTGTTGAAGAAGATGTGCGCTTTGATGTAAGCCGCACCACGCTTGCAACAGGGGCAGTGAATCCGTTCCGCCGCTGGGACTTTACCACCAAGGCGATGGCTTACTACGTCAGCGACACCATTGCATTGATGGACGATCGTTTGAAAGTAACGCCGGGCATTCGTTATGAAGATGTTGAAACCCGCTACCGTGATTTGAATACCGGTACCGAGTTTCAGAACAACCCCGATGAATGGTTGCCTGGCTTGACTGTGGGTTACCAGGCCACGAAAGATGTGTTCGTATTTACCAATGCGCAGCGTTCATTGGTGCCGGTGCAAACGGCACAGGTGACGCGCGGTGGTGATGTGGGCAATGAAACCGCCGAGAACTACGAAATCGGTTCACGCTGGCAGATCAACCCGCAAGCCAATATTGCGGCAACGCTGTTCCGGGTGGATTACAAAGACCAGATCGTTTTCGATACAGGCGCATTCCGCAACCTGGGGGAAACACGCCAAGAAGGCGTTGAGCTGGAAGGTCGCTGGAACCTGAACAGCCAAACTGAACTGGGAATGAGTTATACCTATCTGGATACGGAGCAATTGTCGGGCGCTGATCAAGGCAAGGAACTTCGCAATGCACCCACGCACCATTTGGGGTTGGATGCGGTGTACAAGTTTGGCAATTGGACGGCCAACGCAAATGCCCTGTATGTTTCTGAAAGCTTCAGTGATTCAGCCAACACACAGGTTGAAACTGCCAACGGCAGTGCTGGTGAATTGCCCGCCTACACTTTGGTGAACATGCGCGTGGGGCGTGATTTCCCGATTGGGCAAGGCAAAAACATGAATCTTGGTTTTGGGATCAATAACCTGTTTGACGAACAGTACTTCTTCCGGGGTGTGGACGTAAGCACAACCGGTCGCGTACCCGCACCTGGGCGTATGTTGCTGGTAGAAATGCAGCTTGATTTCTAA
- a CDS encoding c-type cytochrome — MTTRFATTALLLLASFATNAQSNTTPTTVDMANRVQACVACHGAEGRASAEGYYPRIAGKPEGYLYNQLIAFRDGGRQHAAMNGIVQHLSNDYLQQMARYFAAQNPPYPAPVKSTASAAELEQGKRLVFDGVASKKIPACAACHGQALTGVEPYTPGLLGLPRDYLNAQLGKWRNGQRQAADPDCMHALVKALSPEQLNTATAYLAAQPVPENPKAAPANSIQFPLKCGTHTTTAVPGNNNVSPEPIALNVLSAQEKRGAYLARLGNCAGCHTANPKKPYAGGRAIETPFGKIYSTNLTPNAEHGLGSWTADDFYKAMHSGVSKNGDYLYPAFPYTDYTKMSRAEVDDLFAYLKRLPAIAQKTPKPSLQFPFNQRPLLAVWRALYFTEGEFKPDTTQTALWNRGAYLINGPGHCAACHTPRNTLGGLKDKLNLSGATIPVLDWFAPALNNHSLHGLGKWSESDIAQYLQSGVNRHAATYGPMAEVVAHSLQFATAADIQAMAVYLKSLPAQAPSEKESTGLGQRTLLPLMQRGENIYTNTCAECHGKQGEGKANQFPALAGNVNVIAPNPVNAIRMVLNGGFSPSTQAAPYPHGMPPYRVELSNNDIAAVVTYIRRSWGNTASGVASVEVDKQRGQ, encoded by the coding sequence ATGACCACCCGTTTTGCCACCACCGCCCTCTTGCTGCTGGCCAGCTTTGCAACAAACGCACAAAGCAATACAACACCCACCACAGTCGACATGGCCAACCGTGTTCAGGCTTGTGTGGCCTGTCATGGTGCCGAGGGCCGGGCCAGCGCCGAAGGTTATTACCCGCGCATTGCCGGCAAACCGGAAGGCTACCTGTACAACCAGCTGATCGCATTTCGCGATGGTGGCCGCCAACATGCCGCCATGAACGGCATTGTGCAACATCTGTCGAATGATTATTTGCAGCAAATGGCGAGATACTTTGCTGCGCAAAATCCACCCTACCCTGCACCCGTAAAAAGTACAGCCTCAGCCGCAGAACTTGAGCAAGGCAAACGTTTGGTATTCGACGGTGTTGCATCAAAAAAAATTCCCGCCTGCGCGGCCTGCCACGGACAAGCACTGACCGGAGTTGAGCCCTATACACCAGGCTTGCTGGGTTTGCCACGCGATTACCTGAACGCGCAACTGGGCAAATGGCGCAACGGGCAGCGCCAAGCCGCCGACCCCGATTGCATGCACGCACTGGTGAAAGCACTCAGCCCCGAGCAATTGAATACAGCAACAGCTTATTTGGCCGCACAGCCAGTACCTGAAAACCCAAAAGCCGCACCGGCCAACAGTATTCAGTTTCCTTTGAAATGCGGCACACACACCACCACAGCAGTGCCCGGTAACAACAATGTATCGCCAGAGCCGATCGCATTGAATGTGCTGTCAGCGCAAGAAAAACGCGGCGCCTATTTGGCGCGTTTGGGCAATTGTGCCGGTTGTCACACAGCCAATCCCAAAAAGCCTTATGCTGGTGGCCGCGCCATCGAAACACCTTTCGGCAAAATTTACAGCACCAACTTAACCCCCAATGCCGAGCACGGATTGGGCAGCTGGACTGCAGATGATTTTTACAAAGCCATGCACAGTGGTGTCTCGAAAAATGGCGACTACCTTTACCCGGCATTTCCCTACACCGACTACACCAAAATGAGCCGGGCTGAAGTCGATGACTTATTCGCTTACTTAAAGCGCCTGCCCGCGATTGCTCAAAAAACACCCAAGCCTTCCTTGCAGTTTCCCTTCAACCAGCGCCCACTTCTGGCCGTGTGGCGAGCACTGTACTTTACTGAGGGCGAATTCAAACCTGATACCACGCAAACAGCACTGTGGAATCGAGGGGCCTACCTGATCAACGGCCCAGGACATTGCGCGGCTTGCCACACACCACGGAACACTTTGGGTGGATTGAAAGACAAACTGAATTTAAGCGGTGCCACCATTCCGGTACTGGACTGGTTTGCACCAGCGCTGAACAATCACTCCCTGCACGGTCTGGGCAAATGGAGTGAAAGCGACATTGCCCAGTACTTGCAAAGCGGAGTTAACCGGCATGCCGCAACATACGGCCCCATGGCCGAAGTGGTGGCGCACAGTCTGCAATTTGCCACGGCCGCCGATATACAAGCCATGGCGGTGTACCTTAAAAGCCTGCCGGCACAAGCCCCTTCAGAAAAAGAATCGACAGGCCTTGGGCAACGTACCTTGCTGCCACTGATGCAGCGGGGCGAAAACATTTACACCAACACCTGCGCGGAATGTCATGGCAAGCAAGGAGAAGGGAAAGCCAATCAGTTCCCGGCCTTGGCGGGCAATGTCAATGTGATTGCGCCCAACCCGGTCAATGCCATTCGCATGGTGCTCAACGGCGGGTTTTCACCCAGCACACAAGCTGCGCCCTACCCACATGGCATGCCACCTTATCGTGTAGAACTGAGCAACAACGACATTGCAGCGGTGGTCACTTACATTCGCCGAAGCTGGGGCAACACGGCCAGTGGTGTTGCGTCTGTCGAAGTGGACAAACAACGCGGCCAGTAA
- a CDS encoding DUF3325 family protein, translated as MRLTLQVALAFSLLFSGLLLIALSQQAHFRHRRWAGRCNAIGLRSVGARRTAGLLALLLSAITLSFMQGIAFGLVVWVMATAALAVVLAWVLARSS; from the coding sequence ATGCGCCTAACCCTACAAGTTGCGCTGGCTTTTTCGCTTCTGTTTTCAGGTTTGCTGTTGATCGCACTTTCACAACAGGCGCATTTTCGTCATCGCCGTTGGGCTGGACGTTGTAATGCGATTGGCTTACGTTCAGTGGGGGCACGCCGCACCGCTGGCCTGCTCGCCTTGCTGCTAAGCGCAATCACACTCAGCTTCATGCAAGGAATAGCTTTTGGATTGGTGGTGTGGGTCATGGCAACGGCGGCACTGGCCGTTGTTTTGGCATGGGTGCTCGCCCGGTCAAGTTAA
- a CDS encoding PepSY-associated TM helix domain-containing protein, with the protein MSKQKAPSIRQHMAWFHTWFGLFIGFLLFAVFWMGTLTVFDKEFDRWMHPESRSVAGECCTLSPQQLETVLLKARELAPESDNIRLRLPTERTPMTLIRIVKPDRTLKAYFMDPDTGKVVSNEHTLGGSGFFFPFHYKFNIAWNNVGYFLLGIAGLAMMALLISGIVIHRKLLAEFFVFRPKKHTVRSLLDLHNLSSVVALPFHFIITFTGLLIFFSIYFPWATLTAFDGDKAASQKAMSGFINMPPSGFTEDPGQQIAALKTVPTLVQAREAAWTQALGETARADSINIRNLSDSNATLEIRRVFPERSITMSTHADTVLLHTGELLHAHQPKPIKSFTHWINGLHFIQFDHTALRVLYVVGGLLGCFMIHTGFLFWLESRRIQHHKKKLPGFTVVQALTVGGTVGMMIATAAYLVANQLLPNQLPNRATTETWVFYGVWVLTIIWAFVNAVRFKRLENQAAAHRSSQWFQPTVVFTALCALAWLLNQINTGGMFAAALDQGDMNSLAIDMGLLLMVAMGTYTACKIVTPNEAFECA; encoded by the coding sequence GTGAGCAAGCAGAAAGCACCTTCCATTCGTCAACACATGGCCTGGTTTCACACCTGGTTTGGACTCTTCATCGGCTTCCTTCTATTCGCTGTGTTCTGGATGGGTACGCTCACCGTATTCGACAAAGAGTTCGATCGCTGGATGCACCCGGAAAGCCGCAGTGTTGCTGGTGAATGTTGCACACTGAGCCCCCAACAACTTGAAACCGTATTGCTGAAAGCGCGAGAGTTGGCGCCCGAGTCGGACAATATACGACTGCGCTTACCCACCGAACGTACGCCCATGACACTGATTCGGATTGTCAAACCCGACCGAACTTTGAAGGCCTATTTCATGGACCCCGACACGGGCAAAGTGGTGTCCAACGAACACACGTTGGGTGGCAGCGGTTTCTTTTTTCCCTTCCACTACAAATTCAATATTGCATGGAACAATGTCGGCTATTTTCTGCTCGGGATCGCAGGTTTGGCGATGATGGCCCTGCTGATCAGCGGAATTGTCATTCACCGGAAACTTCTGGCTGAGTTCTTTGTGTTTCGTCCGAAAAAACACACTGTGCGCAGCCTTCTTGACTTGCACAACCTGAGCAGCGTGGTGGCACTGCCCTTTCACTTCATCATCACATTCACTGGCCTGCTGATCTTCTTTTCCATCTATTTTCCGTGGGCCACACTAACCGCATTTGATGGTGACAAAGCTGCCTCCCAAAAAGCCATGAGTGGTTTTATCAACATGCCTCCCAGCGGTTTTACTGAGGACCCCGGGCAACAAATCGCCGCATTGAAAACCGTGCCAACTTTGGTTCAAGCACGTGAGGCTGCCTGGACTCAGGCGCTGGGCGAAACTGCGCGTGCCGATTCAATCAATATTCGCAACTTGAGCGACAGCAACGCCACACTCGAAATTCGCAGGGTATTTCCCGAGCGCAGTATCACAATGAGTACACATGCCGACACAGTGCTGTTGCATACCGGCGAACTGCTCCATGCGCATCAACCCAAACCCATCAAGAGCTTTACCCACTGGATCAACGGCCTGCACTTCATACAGTTTGACCACACTGCACTTCGAGTGCTGTACGTGGTGGGTGGTTTGTTGGGCTGCTTCATGATTCACACCGGTTTTTTGTTTTGGCTGGAGTCGCGCCGCATTCAACACCACAAGAAAAAACTGCCAGGCTTTACCGTGGTTCAAGCCCTGACTGTGGGCGGCACTGTCGGCATGATGATTGCCACTGCCGCGTATCTTGTGGCAAATCAGCTTCTTCCCAACCAACTTCCTAACCGCGCAACCACCGAAACATGGGTGTTTTATGGCGTGTGGGTGCTCACGATAATCTGGGCTTTTGTCAACGCCGTCCGATTCAAACGGCTGGAAAACCAGGCAGCCGCGCACCGCAGCAGCCAGTGGTTTCAACCCACGGTTGTGTTCACAGCCCTGTGTGCGCTGGCTTGGCTGCTCAATCAAATCAACACAGGTGGCATGTTCGCAGCCGCCCTTGATCAAGGGGACATGAATTCACTGGCCATCGACATGGGTTTGCTTCTCATGGTTGCAATGGGCACATACACCGCTTGCAAAATAGTCACTCCCAACGAGGCTTTTGAATGCGCCTAA
- a CDS encoding TonB-dependent siderophore receptor, whose product MNPKKILPCAISAITLFWPQLSNAQEAATLPAVKVEGQVQTEPSPSAPVDGYKANSTFSATKTGTPVVETQQSISVITRDRIEDQGALTLQDALGYTAGVSAGSYGFDNRGDWAFIRGTSFVQYQDGLKQLFGFYNNVRPDPFTLERVEVVKGPSSVLYGQGGFGGLVNMVSKRPQREQAGEVGVQLGEYGRKQLALDLTGPLNEDGTLLYRMIALTRDSDTQVNFVPDDRDLFAPAITWRPNADTSLTAYLNVQRDVSGSSVGFFPIIGTRFEGPNGRIPTDTFISEPGFDLYLAKQTSYGLEFDHRLNDVFTFSQKVKQSDSAVSYNSIYSAFTPRINADGRTINRVAISQYNVADSLTSDSQLTAKWNFGEFENTSIVGFDYQRVALGGARGAGGSAAAIDYLNPVYGNFTAPVLADIAGTLQTQTGIYAQHQVKYAKRWLSTVGIRRDWAKSETDNAPASSLDTSTNTYKASLGYITDFGAMPYYSYSESFLPIGGLDFFGNPFKPQQAEQQEMGVKYETPDGKSLFTAAVYEIKENNRRVADPAVANNQIQVGEAESKGVELEANHRLSPTVDILAAYAYTSAKVTRHSTPNSQGKRLATVPKQTLSLWGRQKFSMLGLPGWQWGAGLRFIDESWDGVDNVRTPSVTLLDAMLSYETGDWRYAVNATNLANREYVSTCLSRGDCFYGVERNVVFSANYRF is encoded by the coding sequence ATCAGCGCAATCACCCTGTTTTGGCCCCAACTATCAAACGCTCAAGAAGCTGCCACCCTGCCCGCTGTCAAAGTAGAGGGGCAGGTACAAACCGAACCAAGCCCTTCAGCGCCAGTGGACGGGTACAAAGCCAACAGCACATTTTCTGCCACCAAGACCGGGACACCCGTTGTTGAAACCCAGCAATCCATTTCGGTGATTACACGCGACCGCATTGAAGATCAGGGTGCACTGACCCTGCAAGACGCGCTCGGCTACACCGCAGGCGTAAGTGCTGGCTCTTATGGCTTTGACAATCGCGGCGACTGGGCTTTTATCCGCGGCACTTCGTTTGTGCAGTACCAAGATGGTTTGAAACAGCTTTTTGGTTTTTACAACAATGTACGCCCCGACCCGTTTACCCTGGAACGCGTTGAAGTGGTGAAAGGCCCTTCATCTGTGCTGTATGGCCAGGGTGGTTTTGGCGGCCTGGTGAATATGGTCAGCAAGCGCCCACAACGCGAACAGGCTGGTGAAGTGGGGGTGCAGCTGGGCGAATACGGCCGCAAACAATTGGCACTCGACTTGACCGGCCCACTGAATGAGGACGGCACCCTGCTGTACCGAATGATCGCACTGACCCGCGACAGTGACACCCAAGTGAACTTTGTGCCGGATGATCGAGACCTGTTCGCACCCGCCATTACCTGGAGGCCCAACGCCGACACCAGCCTGACTGCGTATTTGAATGTGCAACGGGATGTGTCGGGTTCATCCGTCGGCTTTTTCCCGATCATCGGCACCCGCTTTGAAGGGCCGAATGGCCGCATTCCAACTGACACATTCATCAGCGAGCCAGGCTTCGACTTGTACCTGGCCAAGCAAACCTCGTATGGGCTGGAGTTTGATCATCGCTTGAACGATGTGTTCACATTCAGCCAGAAAGTGAAACAAAGCGACAGTGCGGTGTCGTATAACTCGATTTACTCGGCATTCACACCTCGAATCAATGCAGATGGACGAACCATCAACCGCGTGGCCATTTCGCAATACAACGTGGCTGACAGCCTCACCTCTGACTCACAACTAACTGCCAAATGGAATTTTGGCGAGTTCGAGAACACCAGCATTGTCGGGTTTGATTACCAGCGAGTTGCCTTGGGCGGCGCGCGTGGTGCGGGCGGCAGTGCTGCCGCGATCGATTATCTCAATCCGGTGTATGGTAATTTCACTGCGCCTGTACTGGCAGACATTGCAGGCACACTGCAAACTCAAACCGGTATTTACGCTCAACACCAGGTGAAGTACGCCAAGCGCTGGCTTTCTACCGTGGGTATTCGTCGTGACTGGGCCAAATCCGAAACCGACAACGCACCAGCCTCTAGCCTGGATACATCCACAAACACCTACAAGGCCAGCCTGGGTTACATCACCGATTTTGGCGCTATGCCTTACTACAGTTATTCGGAATCGTTCCTTCCAATTGGCGGCCTGGACTTCTTTGGCAATCCGTTCAAGCCTCAACAAGCTGAACAACAGGAAATGGGTGTGAAATATGAAACACCCGATGGCAAGTCGCTTTTCACTGCTGCTGTTTATGAAATCAAGGAAAACAACCGCCGCGTCGCTGATCCTGCTGTAGCCAACAATCAGATTCAGGTTGGCGAAGCGGAAAGCAAAGGTGTTGAACTGGAAGCCAACCACCGCCTAAGCCCCACTGTGGACATTCTGGCGGCCTATGCCTACACCAGCGCCAAAGTAACCCGCCATTCCACGCCCAACAGTCAAGGCAAAAGATTGGCCACAGTGCCCAAGCAAACCCTCAGCCTTTGGGGACGCCAGAAGTTTTCCATGCTCGGCTTACCCGGCTGGCAATGGGGCGCAGGCTTGCGATTCATTGACGAATCCTGGGACGGCGTAGACAACGTGCGTACACCCAGTGTGACGCTGCTGGACGCCATGCTCTCGTATGAAACTGGCGATTGGCGCTACGCAGTGAATGCGACCAATCTGGCCAACCGCGAATACGTTTCCACCTGTTTGTCTCGTGGCGACTGTTTCTATGGTGTCGAACGCAATGTGGTGTTCAGTGCAAACTACCGTTTCTAA